Proteins co-encoded in one Methanothermobacter sp. genomic window:
- the hpt gene encoding hypoxanthine/guanine phosphoribosyltransferase: protein MLKILEKTLKKAPIIKKGEYNYFVHPITDGIPLTTPEMLEEVVDEITRRYTLDVDKIVCIEAMGIHLATALSLKTRIPFVVVRKREYGLPGEVAVHQTTGYSEGELYINGIQEGDRLLVIDDVVSTGGTLLAVLEALKKMDVEVAKVIVIIEKGEGKKLVEEKTGYKINTLIKVDIIDDKIITKPTEEA from the coding sequence ATGCTAAAAATATTGGAGAAAACATTGAAAAAAGCACCCATCATAAAAAAAGGAGAATACAATTACTTCGTGCACCCAATAACTGATGGAATACCACTCACAACCCCAGAAATGCTGGAAGAGGTGGTTGATGAAATAACAAGACGCTATACTCTAGATGTTGATAAAATAGTGTGTATAGAGGCTATGGGCATACACCTTGCCACAGCATTATCACTCAAAACAAGAATACCATTCGTCGTTGTAAGAAAACGCGAATACGGCCTCCCAGGCGAAGTTGCAGTCCACCAAACCACAGGATATAGCGAAGGAGAATTATACATCAACGGCATCCAGGAAGGTGACAGACTCCTTGTCATAGACGACGTCGTAAGTACTGGGGGAACATTATTAGCAGTCCTAGAAGCTCTCAAAAAAATGGACGTAGAAGTGGCTAAAGTCATAGTTATAATAGAAAAAGGCGAAGGTAAAAAACTCGTAGAAGAAAAAACAGGCTACAAAATAAACACACTAATAAAAGTGGATATCATCGATGATAAAATAATAACAAAGCCCACAGAGGAGGCCTAG